A portion of the Leptospira noumeaensis genome contains these proteins:
- a CDS encoding transketolase, producing MEKIEVAKKFAKDIRIQVIKMVTAANSGHPGGPLGLADIYAALYTSILNHDPKNPEWPERDRLILSNGHVCAVRYASMGLSGYFPVEDLLTFRNINSYLQGHPSTRYMKGIESSSGSLGQGLSVSVGLALGAKLKKETYKIYTCISDGECGEGMTWEAAQSAVHFKTDNLIAFMDRNYIQIDGNTEEVMKLEPLDKKFEMFGWNVINADGHNMEEIFAAFAKAKQHTGGPTLIVFRTILGKGVSYMENNPKWHGTPPNKEQEAQALAELV from the coding sequence ATGGAAAAAATTGAAGTCGCTAAAAAATTTGCAAAAGATATCCGAATCCAAGTCATTAAAATGGTGACTGCTGCTAATTCTGGTCATCCAGGTGGTCCGCTTGGTTTAGCTGATATCTATGCGGCTCTTTATACTTCCATATTAAATCACGATCCAAAAAATCCTGAATGGCCAGAAAGAGATCGCCTCATTCTTTCGAATGGCCACGTTTGTGCCGTTCGTTATGCATCCATGGGACTTTCCGGTTATTTCCCCGTAGAAGATTTGCTTACATTTCGTAATATCAATTCTTATCTCCAAGGACATCCATCCACTCGTTATATGAAGGGAATCGAATCTAGTTCGGGTTCTCTTGGACAAGGTCTTTCTGTTTCTGTAGGTTTGGCTCTTGGTGCGAAACTAAAAAAAGAGACATATAAAATTTATACATGCATCTCTGATGGTGAATGTGGTGAAGGAATGACTTGGGAAGCAGCACAATCGGCTGTTCACTTCAAAACAGATAACCTCATTGCTTTTATGGATCGTAACTACATTCAAATTGATGGTAATACTGAAGAAGTAATGAAGTTAGAACCATTGGATAAGAAGTTTGAGATGTTTGGTTGGAACGTAATCAATGCAGACGGACATAATATGGAAGAAATCTTTGCTGCATTTGCAAAAGCAAAACAACATACCGGTGGACCAACACTCATCGTGTTTAGAACTATTTTAGGTAAAGGTGTTTCTTATATGGAAAACAATCCTAAATGGCATGGAACTCCTCCGAACAAAGAACAAGAAGCACAAGCACTTGCAGAATTAGTTTAA